From Acidobacteriota bacterium, the proteins below share one genomic window:
- a CDS encoding glucosamine-6-phosphate deaminase — MKWTTVEDYAELSLRAARLVLDQVERKPASTLGLPTGNTPLGMYRELAATCQVDYFCFNEVQTFNLDEYVAVPSEHPGSFASFMHRNFLNYVDIEPGSVHIPTGDPDLLVERFGSDLDFEELLARECAWYEEEIADAGGLDLIVLGVGRNGHIAFNEPGTPFESRTHVVELDESTRQANAAGFPGEEVPRRAITMGLATIRNARRVVLLASGATKRQPLERLAGGEVHPDLPVSVLRDHPDVEVVTDNAASPDLEGAE, encoded by the coding sequence ATGAAATGGACGACCGTCGAAGACTACGCGGAGCTCTCGCTCCGGGCCGCCCGGCTCGTCCTCGATCAGGTCGAACGCAAGCCTGCTTCGACCCTCGGCCTTCCGACCGGGAACACGCCGCTCGGAATGTATCGGGAGCTCGCGGCCACCTGTCAGGTCGACTATTTCTGTTTCAACGAAGTCCAGACCTTCAACCTCGATGAATATGTAGCGGTTCCCTCCGAACACCCGGGCAGCTTCGCCTCCTTCATGCATCGCAATTTCCTGAATTACGTGGACATCGAACCCGGCAGCGTGCACATTCCTACGGGCGATCCGGATCTCCTTGTAGAGCGATTCGGTTCGGATCTCGACTTCGAAGAGCTGCTCGCCCGTGAATGCGCCTGGTACGAGGAGGAGATCGCCGATGCGGGTGGTCTCGACCTGATCGTCCTCGGAGTCGGCCGCAATGGGCACATCGCGTTCAACGAACCGGGAACGCCCTTCGAGTCGCGAACCCATGTGGTAGAGCTGGATGAGTCGACACGACAGGCAAACGCTGCGGGGTTCCCGGGAGAGGAAGTGCCGCGGCGCGCCATCACGATGGGCCTGGCCACGATCCGGAACGCCCGGCGAGTGGTTCTGCTCGCGTCGGGTGCGACGAAACGGCAGCCTCTCGAGAGGTTGGCCGGCGGAGAGGTGCACCCGGATCTTCCGGTGAGCGTTCTCCGTGATCATCCGGACGTCGAGGTGGTCACGGACAACGCAGCGAGCCCGGATCTTGAAGGGGCGGAATGA
- a CDS encoding endonuclease/exonuclease/phosphatase family protein: MKNDRTVKFVLVLVVLGSACGIEELEIGEGEIVIALESREPRAGNVLTVLSWNVHGASQRKDSSHLARISEEINTFEPDAVFLQEVHRRTPGSGGADQVEELVERTGLNACFSPSIDIGDGEYGTVVLVRGRIEGLDVSPLPGGGEPRSLGKCRAHLLGRTIDLFSVHLTAWGRLNRADRARQIDSVLEVVESAELPVVGGDFNASRRAPDLLAINSSVRLQSVLEESLVTHPATRQSFDHIFVDRAWEVLEAEVAKRGPSDHWPVFARLRLKEAVE; encoded by the coding sequence ATGAAGAACGACCGGACCGTGAAGTTCGTTCTCGTCCTGGTCGTGCTCGGCAGCGCGTGCGGAATCGAGGAGCTCGAAATTGGTGAAGGTGAAATCGTGATCGCTCTCGAAAGTCGGGAACCCCGCGCGGGTAACGTCCTGACGGTGCTGAGCTGGAACGTTCACGGCGCATCCCAACGGAAGGACTCGAGTCATCTCGCGAGGATCTCCGAAGAGATCAACACCTTCGAACCGGACGCGGTGTTTCTACAGGAGGTTCATCGCCGCACACCCGGCAGCGGCGGAGCGGATCAGGTCGAAGAGCTGGTGGAGCGAACCGGACTGAACGCGTGCTTCTCCCCCTCGATCGACATCGGTGATGGTGAATACGGAACGGTCGTTCTCGTCCGGGGCCGGATCGAGGGTCTGGATGTGAGCCCTCTTCCCGGCGGTGGCGAACCCCGTTCGCTCGGAAAGTGCCGGGCGCACCTGCTCGGGCGCACGATCGACCTCTTTTCAGTCCACCTCACCGCGTGGGGCCGGCTCAATCGAGCGGATCGCGCGCGGCAGATCGACTCGGTTCTGGAGGTCGTCGAGTCTGCCGAGCTTCCCGTTGTCGGCGGAGACTTCAATGCATCGAGACGGGCCCCCGATCTTCTCGCGATCAATTCGTCGGTGAGGTTGCAGTCCGTCCTGGAGGAGTCGCTCGTGACTCATCCGGCGACCCGTCAGAGTTTCGATCACATTTTCGTCGACCGGGCATGGGAGGTGCTCGAGGCCGAAGTCGCAAAGCGAGGGCCTTCCGATCACTGGCCCGTTTTTGCGAGGCTTCGACTGAAGGAGGCGGTGGAATGA
- a CDS encoding cardiolipin synthase B, with the protein MSSETSGKGERWWQKETEIPRLMLWTGIFLIALLIALLWTTTRHRSFSLVTRQAQARNFTEQVRSVASLSQGTLIEGNHIEVGINGEFFDRLLDDMASAEETIHLETFVWWDGEITEKIAELLASKASRGVEVRVMVDASGGSEMTGEVKRTMMEAGVQLLWFRPFRFGNLGRLNFRDHRKIVVIDGKLAYLFGHGIAQEWTGDAEGKDRYRDTYARIRGPIVNQIQGVFFENWVEESRDLPSGAKYFPRIEPVGSMAAHLAWIQPIGDISSVEVLHYAAIAAAREDIVIQNPYFVVEDSGLALLRQAIDRGVRVRVMVPSVEGTDNPLVQHASHARFEELLEAGVEIWEYDRTLLHQKIMVIDGIWSAIGSTNFDDRSFELNDEIQIGVMDAGIAAELIADFEEDMKYARKVDLEEFRKRPLLDKLKDWGSYTFNEQL; encoded by the coding sequence ATGAGTAGTGAAACTTCCGGGAAGGGAGAGCGATGGTGGCAGAAGGAAACCGAGATTCCCCGGCTGATGCTGTGGACCGGTATCTTCCTGATCGCGTTGTTGATCGCTCTGCTCTGGACGACGACGAGGCATCGAAGCTTCAGCCTGGTCACACGGCAGGCGCAGGCTCGCAATTTCACCGAACAGGTTCGGTCGGTTGCGTCGCTGTCGCAGGGGACGCTGATCGAAGGTAACCATATCGAGGTGGGGATCAATGGTGAGTTCTTCGATCGGTTGCTCGATGACATGGCGAGCGCCGAAGAGACAATTCATCTCGAGACATTCGTCTGGTGGGACGGCGAGATTACGGAGAAGATTGCCGAGCTGCTGGCGAGCAAAGCGTCGAGAGGGGTCGAAGTGCGCGTGATGGTCGATGCCTCGGGTGGCAGCGAGATGACCGGCGAGGTGAAGCGAACGATGATGGAGGCCGGTGTCCAGCTGCTCTGGTTCCGGCCGTTTCGCTTTGGCAATCTGGGCAGGCTCAACTTCAGAGACCATCGCAAGATCGTCGTCATCGACGGGAAACTCGCCTATCTCTTCGGTCATGGAATCGCCCAGGAGTGGACCGGCGACGCCGAGGGAAAGGACCGCTATCGCGATACGTACGCGAGAATTCGAGGCCCGATCGTCAATCAGATTCAGGGGGTTTTCTTCGAGAACTGGGTCGAAGAGAGCCGGGACCTTCCTTCCGGAGCGAAGTATTTTCCCAGGATCGAGCCCGTGGGATCGATGGCGGCTCATCTCGCGTGGATTCAGCCGATCGGGGACATCTCGTCGGTGGAGGTCCTTCATTACGCAGCGATCGCGGCTGCACGGGAGGATATCGTCATTCAGAATCCCTATTTCGTCGTCGAAGACAGCGGGCTGGCTCTGCTGCGCCAGGCCATCGACCGTGGAGTTCGAGTGCGCGTCATGGTGCCATCGGTCGAGGGGACCGACAACCCCCTGGTCCAACACGCCAGCCATGCGAGGTTCGAGGAGCTGCTGGAGGCGGGCGTCGAGATCTGGGAGTACGACCGGACGCTTCTCCACCAGAAGATCATGGTGATCGACGGGATCTGGTCGGCGATCGGGTCGACCAACTTCGATGATCGATCCTTCGAGCTCAACGACGAGATCCAGATCGGCGTCATGGATGCGGGAATTGCCGCGGAGCTGATCGCGGATTTCGAAGAGGACATGAAATATGCACGGAAGGTCGATCTGGAGGAGTTCCGGAAACGTCCGTTGCTGGATAAGTTGAAAGATTGGGGGTCTTACACGTTCAACGAGCAGCTTTGA
- a CDS encoding GNAT family N-acetyltransferase, with amino-acid sequence MSVQHQIDWIRGRRLVDEDEREARALLGSDPLVNVQLRERLSDTPLSAAPFFGIERNGDLAVIAIIAPSVHIAVARDLNGSETAYAGALIAAEILRRALPLRAIIAPAQIVDPLWTELQGRVPAPPVDRRRQPIYGLDPPPRGTLSSVRLAVPADLPHLIPACAAMYREEVGIDPLQRDPKWYAERIRDLVFSGRSFVMLRDGEILFKCEIAAETEDAVQLMGVWTRPDRRRAGIARQGLSEVIGYIGSIGKSVTLFVNDFNRPAIDLYESLGFSIVGVNRALIW; translated from the coding sequence ATGAGTGTTCAGCATCAGATCGACTGGATTCGGGGACGACGCCTGGTCGACGAAGACGAGCGCGAAGCCAGAGCGCTGCTCGGATCGGATCCGCTGGTCAATGTCCAGCTCAGGGAGAGACTCTCGGACACGCCACTTTCCGCAGCGCCTTTCTTCGGAATCGAGCGCAACGGAGATCTCGCCGTGATCGCGATAATTGCGCCGAGCGTTCATATCGCGGTTGCGAGGGATCTGAACGGTTCGGAGACGGCGTACGCCGGCGCTTTGATTGCAGCTGAGATTCTTCGCCGCGCGCTGCCCCTTCGCGCCATCATTGCCCCGGCGCAGATCGTCGACCCTCTCTGGACCGAGCTCCAGGGTCGCGTACCTGCGCCCCCGGTGGATCGTCGGAGGCAGCCGATCTACGGGCTCGACCCTCCACCCCGGGGAACCCTCAGCAGCGTTCGGCTCGCTGTCCCCGCCGATCTCCCCCATCTCATCCCGGCGTGCGCGGCGATGTATCGGGAGGAGGTGGGCATCGACCCCCTCCAGCGAGATCCGAAGTGGTACGCCGAAAGGATTCGCGATCTCGTTTTCTCCGGCCGATCATTCGTCATGCTCCGGGACGGCGAGATCCTCTTCAAGTGCGAGATCGCAGCGGAAACCGAGGATGCGGTGCAGCTGATGGGGGTATGGACACGGCCCGACCGGAGGAGAGCCGGCATCGCTCGACAGGGCCTCTCCGAGGTCATTGGTTACATCGGCTCGATCGGGAAATCGGTGACACTGTTCGTCAACGACTTCAACCGCCCCGCCATCGATCTCTACGAGTCGCTCGGTTTCAGCATCGTCGGCGTCAATCGAGCCCTGATCTGGTAG
- the pyk gene encoding pyruvate kinase — MAIRSDTLRLKHRRTKIVATLGPASSSVRMIERLIEHGVDVFRLNMSHGDHAFHRETFASIRNVAEKQGCHTMILADLSGPKIRCGTFENGYIDLVDGTVVTVTTRDVVGRDGLIPSQYEALASDVHPGDRILLDDGNLELEVLTVSGEDVSARVVHGGRLKDRKGMNLPGVAISAPSLTEKDRRDAAVALELGADGIALSFVRRASDVRELRDLIEESQKRPTVIAKIEKAEALDDIDAILDISDGIMVARGDLGVELPPENIPIIQSRLVELARARGRPVIVATQMLESMVSNARPTRAEVSDVSTAVISGADAVMLSAETASGEHPLEAVETMDRIARKTEGYLFRHGAFGGFRALFESEDQNRPEGAIPLGEAIGRATAHLSRDLAVRSIIVESSHGISAVRVSSGRPAAPVIAASPDATVCRQMSLLWGVLPMLSTPENAADPDAAARQRVIDLGLGKPGEYILKVSGFHRTLEHSRPSVTVLAL, encoded by the coding sequence ATGGCGATCCGTTCAGACACTCTTCGCCTGAAGCATCGCCGAACCAAGATCGTGGCGACGCTCGGGCCGGCTTCCTCCTCGGTGCGTATGATCGAACGGCTCATCGAGCATGGAGTCGATGTTTTCAGGCTCAACATGTCGCATGGGGATCATGCGTTTCATCGGGAGACTTTCGCAAGCATCAGGAACGTGGCGGAGAAGCAAGGCTGTCACACGATGATTCTGGCGGATCTGTCGGGTCCGAAAATCAGGTGCGGGACTTTCGAGAACGGCTATATCGATCTCGTCGACGGAACCGTCGTGACCGTGACCACACGGGACGTCGTCGGGAGAGACGGTCTGATTCCTTCGCAATACGAGGCACTTGCCTCCGACGTTCACCCGGGAGACAGAATCCTGCTGGACGATGGGAATCTTGAGCTCGAAGTGCTCACGGTTTCCGGAGAGGACGTCTCCGCACGGGTCGTTCATGGAGGCCGGCTGAAGGATCGGAAGGGGATGAATCTCCCGGGAGTGGCGATCTCGGCGCCCTCGCTGACCGAAAAGGACCGGCGGGACGCGGCGGTCGCCCTGGAGCTCGGAGCCGACGGCATCGCTCTCTCCTTCGTCCGGCGAGCCTCGGATGTCCGAGAGCTGAGAGATCTGATCGAAGAATCGCAGAAGCGCCCGACCGTGATCGCGAAGATCGAAAAGGCGGAAGCTCTCGACGACATCGATGCGATCCTCGACATTTCCGACGGGATCATGGTCGCGCGTGGCGATCTCGGGGTCGAACTGCCCCCTGAGAACATACCGATCATCCAAAGCAGGCTCGTCGAGCTCGCGAGAGCTCGAGGTCGGCCGGTGATCGTCGCGACCCAGATGCTCGAATCGATGGTATCGAACGCCCGTCCGACCCGCGCCGAGGTCTCGGATGTCTCCACGGCGGTCATCAGTGGAGCGGATGCCGTGATGCTGTCGGCGGAGACCGCGTCGGGAGAGCATCCGCTGGAAGCGGTCGAGACGATGGACAGGATCGCGCGTAAGACCGAGGGTTATCTTTTCCGGCACGGTGCCTTCGGAGGCTTCCGCGCGCTGTTCGAAAGCGAGGACCAGAATCGGCCTGAAGGAGCGATTCCGCTGGGAGAGGCGATCGGGCGCGCGACCGCTCACCTTTCCCGCGATCTGGCGGTCCGATCGATCATTGTCGAATCGAGCCATGGGATCTCGGCCGTGAGGGTCAGCTCGGGCCGGCCGGCTGCTCCGGTGATCGCGGCCTCGCCCGACGCGACTGTGTGCCGCCAGATGTCTCTCCTTTGGGGAGTACTTCCGATGTTGAGCACCCCTGAGAATGCGGCGGATCCCGATGCGGCCGCCCGTCAGCGGGTGATCGATCTCGGTCTCGGCAAGCCAGGCGAGTACATCCTGAAAGTCTCGGGCTTCCATCGGACTCTCGAGCACAGCCGGCCGAGCGTCACGGTACTCGCGCTTTGA
- a CDS encoding Crp/Fnr family transcriptional regulator, which produces MRTGNQILDALPGAEAKDLHRYLEPVELRVQQVLSNPTDLSGFAYFPASGVISLLRGFENGAVIEVGVVGREGMTGIHAFLGDTLEPNHAIVQCEGRGFRISDAELRRLFRKGGSLQALLLRFTYCLIAQISQTAACNQLHLADQRLSRWLLAMSDRIDDSVIPLTHEFLAHMLGASRARVSEALRRFRDGGAVESRRNQIVIRDRQKLEAWACECYEEVRNIDDSLPPANKARMSPTGSNP; this is translated from the coding sequence ATGAGGACCGGGAATCAGATCCTGGATGCACTTCCGGGGGCCGAGGCGAAGGATCTCCACAGGTACCTCGAGCCGGTCGAGCTTCGGGTGCAGCAGGTGCTCTCGAACCCCACGGATCTGTCCGGATTTGCTTACTTTCCGGCCTCCGGTGTGATTTCGCTTCTCCGCGGCTTCGAAAATGGAGCCGTCATCGAGGTCGGGGTCGTCGGGAGGGAGGGGATGACCGGCATCCATGCGTTTCTCGGCGACACGCTCGAGCCGAATCACGCGATCGTTCAATGCGAAGGAAGAGGCTTTCGGATCAGTGATGCGGAGCTTCGGAGGTTGTTCCGCAAGGGGGGCTCGCTGCAGGCTCTTCTCTTGCGATTCACATATTGCCTGATTGCACAGATCTCCCAGACCGCGGCGTGCAACCAGCTGCACCTGGCGGATCAACGCCTTTCCCGATGGCTTCTCGCGATGTCCGACCGGATCGATGATTCCGTGATCCCGCTGACGCACGAGTTCCTCGCCCACATGCTCGGGGCGAGCCGGGCGCGTGTCAGCGAAGCGTTGCGGAGGTTCCGGGATGGCGGTGCGGTAGAAAGCAGGCGAAATCAGATCGTCATCCGGGATCGGCAGAAGCTCGAGGCGTGGGCATGCGAGTGTTACGAGGAGGTACGTAACATCGATGATTCACTTCCCCCTGCGAATAAGGCGCGGATGAGTCCGACCGGGTCCAACCCGTGA
- a CDS encoding sigma-54 dependent transcriptional regulator, with the protein MNLLIVDDEASLRDFLSIVFEEEGWGVQTAGSVAEALEQVEIREPDVVLCDLMMPDGSGIELLRRVKETRPDVPFVMITAYTSAKSAVAALKAGAYDYIAKPFDVDELKIVIQKAVERSELEHENVYLRQALEEKITYSSIIGKSRRMQEIFGVIERIARTGSTVLVTGESGTGKEMIARAIHARSGLAGRFVSINCGAMPENLLESELFGHERGAFTGAIREKKGLFQEAHRGTIFLDEIGEMSPVMQIKLLRVLQEKSIRRVGGNEEIPVNARVIAATNRDLTEAIRTGEFREDLYYRINVIPISLPPLRERRDDIPIMVEHFIEKYCEALGQPNRKVSIDAMAALENYAWPGNVRELENVIERTVALDSEEVITRKSLPANLVTGMEPLRELHELPEEGIDLEAHLEAIGKHLMLEALERTGGVQKNAAELLGMSFRSFRYYAKKYELPTGRRSSRKEADAES; encoded by the coding sequence GTGAACCTGCTGATCGTCGACGATGAGGCTTCTTTGAGGGACTTCCTCTCGATCGTTTTCGAGGAGGAGGGATGGGGCGTGCAGACCGCCGGATCGGTCGCGGAAGCCCTCGAGCAGGTCGAGATCCGGGAGCCGGACGTGGTTCTCTGCGACCTCATGATGCCGGATGGTTCCGGCATCGAGCTGCTGCGCCGGGTCAAGGAAACCCGGCCCGACGTACCGTTTGTGATGATCACGGCGTACACCTCGGCAAAATCGGCCGTTGCAGCACTGAAGGCGGGAGCTTACGACTACATCGCAAAGCCGTTCGACGTCGACGAACTGAAGATCGTGATCCAGAAGGCCGTCGAACGGAGTGAGCTCGAGCACGAGAACGTCTACCTGCGCCAGGCGCTCGAGGAAAAAATCACCTATTCGAGCATCATCGGGAAAAGCCGGCGGATGCAGGAGATTTTCGGCGTCATCGAGCGAATCGCCCGAACGGGGTCGACGGTGCTGGTTACCGGGGAGTCGGGCACGGGGAAGGAGATGATCGCCCGTGCGATTCATGCGCGCTCCGGTCTCGCGGGCAGATTCGTCTCGATCAACTGCGGAGCGATGCCGGAAAACCTGCTCGAGTCGGAGTTGTTCGGACACGAGCGAGGGGCATTCACGGGCGCGATCCGCGAGAAGAAAGGGCTGTTCCAGGAGGCGCACAGAGGCACGATCTTCCTCGATGAGATCGGCGAGATGTCGCCCGTCATGCAGATCAAACTGCTTCGAGTCCTCCAGGAGAAAAGTATCCGGCGCGTCGGCGGCAACGAGGAGATTCCGGTCAATGCCCGCGTGATCGCGGCGACCAATCGTGACTTGACTGAAGCGATCCGAACCGGAGAGTTTCGTGAAGATCTTTATTATCGGATCAACGTCATTCCGATCAGCCTGCCACCTCTCCGGGAGCGTCGCGACGACATCCCGATCATGGTCGAGCACTTCATCGAAAAGTATTGCGAGGCGCTCGGCCAGCCGAACAGAAAGGTGTCGATCGACGCAATGGCGGCGCTCGAGAACTATGCATGGCCGGGTAACGTGCGTGAGCTCGAGAACGTCATCGAGCGAACTGTCGCACTCGATTCGGAAGAGGTCATCACCCGGAAGAGCCTTCCAGCCAATCTGGTGACGGGAATGGAACCGTTGCGGGAGCTCCACGAGCTTCCGGAGGAAGGGATCGATCTGGAGGCACACCTCGAAGCCATCGGTAAACACCTCATGCTCGAGGCACTCGAACGAACAGGCGGTGTGCAGAAGAATGCCGCCGAGCTGCTCGGTATGTCCTTTCGTTCTTTTCGCTACTACGCCAAGAAGTACGAGCTGCCGACGGGACGCAGGTCGTCCCGGAAGGAGGCGGATGCCGAGAGCTGA
- a CDS encoding DUF192 domain-containing protein, with the protein MPRAELIAVLAILAVPFGCADRVSDPVPSPVDYPAVVAPDGSVIEVEVADEPMRRARGLMYRSFLPEDRGMIFIFPKPGAETFWMKNTLIPLDMIWLDEDLEVVWIERDVPPCEADPCPSYGSESVVSKFVLELAAGGAQRYGIVKGSVLQLRNIDPSIAR; encoded by the coding sequence ATGCCGAGAGCTGAGCTCATTGCGGTGTTGGCGATTCTCGCAGTTCCGTTCGGTTGTGCCGATCGTGTGTCGGACCCGGTCCCGTCTCCGGTCGACTATCCGGCCGTCGTCGCTCCGGACGGTTCCGTGATCGAGGTCGAGGTCGCCGATGAGCCGATGCGCCGGGCGCGAGGCCTGATGTACAGAAGCTTCCTTCCAGAGGACCGGGGGATGATTTTCATCTTTCCGAAGCCAGGCGCCGAGACTTTCTGGATGAAGAACACTCTGATCCCTCTCGACATGATCTGGCTCGACGAGGATCTCGAAGTCGTGTGGATCGAGCGCGACGTGCCGCCGTGCGAAGCCGATCCATGCCCGAGCTATGGCTCGGAGTCGGTCGTGAGTAAATTCGTGCTCGAGCTGGCAGCGGGAGGAGCCCAGCGATACGGGATCGTCAAAGGATCGGTTCTGCAGCTGAGGAACATTGACCCCTCGATCGCCCGTTGA
- a CDS encoding rhomboid family intramembrane serine protease → MSHRDYRSIYVFLFLQIAFFFFQLQSSQRFVEAFALTRSGLFRGEIWRLLSFQFVTAPAFGSPAIGLFFTLLIFYIFGGAIEEAWGTAHFLTIFALGTTASAVFGIATGIPLLGGFFFEYVLLFIFAHMYPNHVFYLALILPIKVKWIAVFAGVILLLGLIRLDPYAIAAFLGAGAGFGYYFLISRPNLLRTIRSAADETRKGFSPVSGARGGGDDNLALSREIRKMLEEGDVEGARDRIERLRPGIVRGVNICPPADYKPEAADRYCIQCEGFYECTIRDTEASLAEEPGEGTASGS, encoded by the coding sequence ATGTCGCATCGTGACTACAGGTCGATCTACGTATTTCTCTTTTTACAGATCGCCTTCTTCTTTTTTCAGCTCCAGAGCTCCCAGCGTTTCGTCGAGGCTTTTGCTCTCACCCGCTCGGGACTCTTCCGGGGAGAGATCTGGAGACTGCTGAGCTTTCAGTTCGTGACCGCGCCGGCGTTCGGATCGCCTGCGATCGGGCTGTTCTTCACGCTGCTGATCTTTTACATATTCGGCGGGGCGATCGAGGAAGCGTGGGGAACGGCTCACTTTCTGACGATCTTTGCACTCGGAACGACGGCATCGGCCGTGTTCGGGATTGCAACCGGCATCCCGCTGCTGGGCGGCTTCTTTTTCGAGTACGTGCTGTTGTTCATCTTCGCGCACATGTACCCGAACCACGTCTTTTATCTTGCGCTGATCCTCCCGATCAAAGTGAAATGGATCGCCGTTTTCGCCGGCGTCATCCTGCTGCTCGGCCTCATTCGCCTCGACCCCTACGCCATCGCGGCTTTTCTCGGGGCGGGTGCGGGGTTCGGCTACTACTTCCTGATCTCCCGGCCGAATCTGCTGCGCACGATACGATCCGCCGCTGATGAAACCAGGAAAGGCTTCTCGCCGGTGTCCGGGGCGAGAGGGGGAGGAGACGACAATCTCGCGCTCTCCCGTGAGATCAGGAAGATGCTGGAAGAGGGAGATGTCGAAGGAGCGCGCGATCGGATTGAACGATTGCGCCCCGGAATCGTCAGGGGAGTCAACATCTGCCCGCCGGCCGACTACAAGCCCGAAGCCGCAGATCGCTATTGCATTCAATGCGAAGGCTTCTATGAATGTACGATCCGCGATACCGAGGCGAGCCTGGCGGAAGAGCCGGGCGAGGGGACCGCGTCGGGCAGCTAG
- a CDS encoding aspartyl protease family protein, with product MTRSASRGLSALCALALGGCALSSNVTIMPLHLTPNDIQRHPNAVVAFDRGDYAAVLSRADIIESLSDDPIELAALGRAELFAMRLADAETHLSRALEHERNRERRARLHWDLAQVAMMNGDLARALEKANEARNGGLEIRRWYFRLHEQLLETVPNELAGSVRNTEVDLQSDRPAIPRILVGINGHPARGVVDTGSSLSIISGDLADGLGVRRYPDTRAVVQGLLSEPIDVDFGLIESLEIGSIEIRNVPVAIMATRKLQFAIGGRERFQIDLLLGTGLLRNFTMELDYRQDRATFEWTGDLPPDPSPDQNLFLIESRPFLMAAINGRAWFPMMLDTGSEVTFLNLSKIEVRDLRSAFPRIHSANLQGLGGAIKTGVRIENVSIGAARWMGVFDDLPLYRDERTDTLGILGQNFLEHFVLKIDFRRMHVALVR from the coding sequence GTGACGAGATCGGCATCGAGAGGGTTATCTGCGCTCTGCGCGCTCGCGCTGGGAGGGTGCGCGCTCTCTTCGAACGTCACGATCATGCCGCTCCACCTGACGCCGAACGACATTCAGCGCCACCCGAACGCCGTGGTCGCATTCGATCGTGGAGATTACGCGGCCGTCCTCTCCAGAGCCGACATCATCGAATCGCTGTCCGACGATCCGATCGAGCTCGCGGCTCTCGGGCGCGCGGAGCTGTTCGCCATGCGCCTCGCCGACGCGGAGACCCACCTCTCCCGGGCTCTCGAACATGAGCGGAACCGGGAGCGGCGCGCACGGCTGCACTGGGATCTCGCACAGGTTGCAATGATGAACGGGGATCTGGCTCGCGCGCTCGAAAAGGCAAACGAAGCCCGGAACGGCGGACTCGAGATTCGGCGCTGGTATTTCCGTCTTCACGAACAACTCCTCGAGACCGTCCCGAACGAGCTCGCCGGTTCTGTGCGAAATACCGAGGTCGATCTCCAGTCCGATCGTCCCGCGATTCCCCGCATCCTTGTCGGGATCAACGGTCATCCCGCGCGAGGTGTCGTCGACACGGGCTCGTCCCTGTCGATCATCTCCGGAGATCTCGCGGACGGACTCGGTGTACGACGTTACCCCGACACCCGTGCGGTCGTTCAGGGCCTGCTGAGCGAACCGATCGACGTCGATTTCGGGTTGATCGAGAGCCTGGAGATCGGCTCGATCGAGATCCGCAATGTGCCGGTCGCGATCATGGCGACGCGAAAACTGCAGTTTGCGATTGGCGGTCGTGAGCGATTCCAGATCGACCTGCTTCTCGGCACCGGGCTGCTGAGGAACTTCACAATGGAGCTCGACTACCGGCAGGACCGTGCGACTTTCGAATGGACCGGAGACCTTCCACCCGACCCGTCTCCGGATCAGAACCTCTTCCTGATCGAAAGCCGGCCATTCCTGATGGCGGCGATCAACGGGCGCGCATGGTTCCCGATGATGCTCGATACCGGATCGGAGGTGACGTTCCTGAACCTTTCGAAAATCGAGGTTCGCGACCTGAGAAGCGCCTTCCCCAGAATTCACTCCGCGAATCTCCAGGGGCTCGGCGGAGCGATCAAGACCGGAGTCCGGATCGAAAACGTTTCGATCGGCGCCGCGCGATGGATGGGGGTCTTCGACGATCTTCCGCTCTATCGGGACGAGCGAACGGACACGCTCGGGATTCTCGGGCAGAACTTCCTCGAGCACTTCGTGCTGAAGATCGATTTCAGGCGAATGCACGTCGCGCTGGTTCGCTGA